One segment of Nostoc sp. UHCC 0302 DNA contains the following:
- a CDS encoding condensation domain-containing protein: MEINYMYMQCLDRTQAVAVCRPLGALEQLFWLLDRANPFHFALTAQIKGRFSVHQLQQALTLVQQRHPLLRVRIALDEAEQPWFVEDSAPIPLRVVQRQSEEHWQREVEREIETPFVWWQAPLVRVVLVHSSNDAQLSELIVISHHSIADGTSITYLIRDILQALATPTVFVQSLPVPPSREDLVPGKALQTLSELKPMPKFTKMSGSLGSVQSVRQNNRQFVRSGSLSPKTTLLLLTRSRQEQTSVHAAICAAFLLAIRHQNGSEQPQNLRCMSPINLRPYLTSFNQEDVGLWVSAGRTSHHLSADANLWDVARSLKQQLNQIMTPDKLFEEIFQNQEWASTYPSPDVVLQGFQDQLFGSDIGISNLGRLTIQQQFGELQLQAIYGPIVRMSGKNDLGVTTLGEQLFFTLVSEESVMSRTQANTLYEEAIHLLNEAIR; this comes from the coding sequence ATGGAGATTAACTATATGTATATGCAATGTCTAGATCGCACTCAAGCTGTTGCTGTCTGTCGCCCCCTTGGAGCATTAGAGCAGCTCTTCTGGCTCCTTGACCGAGCTAATCCCTTCCATTTCGCTCTCACTGCACAAATCAAAGGAAGATTCAGCGTTCATCAACTTCAGCAAGCACTCACCCTCGTACAGCAACGCCATCCCTTACTGCGAGTTCGCATTGCGCTTGATGAAGCAGAACAACCTTGGTTTGTTGAAGACTCTGCCCCCATTCCACTGCGAGTTGTACAGCGACAATCCGAAGAACACTGGCAGCGAGAAGTTGAGCGAGAAATTGAAACACCCTTTGTCTGGTGGCAAGCTCCCTTAGTGCGTGTCGTCTTAGTTCACTCCAGCAATGATGCACAATTATCAGAATTAATCGTAATATCCCATCACTCGATCGCAGATGGAACCTCGATTACTTATTTAATTCGAGATATTTTGCAGGCGCTGGCTACACCCACTGTCTTTGTACAGTCTTTACCTGTTCCGCCGTCGCGAGAGGACTTGGTTCCAGGAAAAGCCCTCCAAACGCTTTCTGAGTTAAAGCCGATGCCTAAATTCACAAAGATGAGCGGTTCTTTGGGATCTGTGCAATCAGTGAGGCAAAATAACCGTCAATTTGTCCGTTCCGGTTCGCTTTCCCCCAAGACAACTCTGTTGCTCCTGACTCGCTCTCGGCAAGAGCAAACGAGCGTTCATGCGGCAATTTGTGCTGCTTTTCTCTTAGCCATCCGCCACCAAAATGGTTCAGAACAGCCACAAAACCTCCGCTGTATGTCACCGATTAATCTCAGACCGTACTTGACATCTTTCAACCAGGAAGATGTCGGTCTCTGGGTTAGTGCTGGACGGACATCTCACCACTTAAGCGCTGATGCCAATCTATGGGATGTTGCCCGTTCTCTGAAGCAGCAACTCAATCAAATCATGACACCAGACAAGCTCTTTGAGGAAATTTTTCAAAATCAGGAATGGGCATCTACTTATCCCAGTCCCGATGTTGTCCTACAAGGATTTCAAGACCAACTATTCGGCTCCGACATAGGCATTAGCAATCTGGGGCGACTAACGATTCAGCAACAGTTCGGAGAGCTTCAACTTCAGGCAATCTATGGCCCTATTGTGAGGATGAGTGGCAAAAACGATCTGGGCGTGACGACTTTGGGCGAGCAGCTATTTTTCACACTCGTGTCTGAAGAATCGGTAATGTCACGAACCCAAGCGAACACACTTTACGAAGAGGCAATACATCTACTGAACGAAGCTATCAGATAG
- a CDS encoding pyridoxamine 5'-phosphate oxidase family protein, whose translation MPRKFGEIAFTPQVQAAQEQRGSRQTYERYIAKGPNNDSITPKLEEFIAQLDGFYLGTVSSNGYPYIQFRGGSPGFLKVLNEKTLGFADFSGNAQYITVGNLSGNDKAFLFLMDYRHRQRIKIWGTAEYVEGDLALIDRLRVPDYPATIEHAILFHVEATSENCSQHIPIRYSQTEVTAMIAPLQARITELEQQLGERSSSITAY comes from the coding sequence ATGCCACGTAAGTTTGGAGAAATTGCTTTTACGCCCCAAGTGCAAGCTGCACAAGAACAACGGGGTTCACGGCAGACCTATGAACGCTACATTGCAAAGGGGCCTAACAATGATTCGATTACTCCCAAGCTTGAGGAATTCATCGCACAACTTGATGGGTTTTACTTGGGAACAGTCAGTTCTAATGGCTATCCTTACATCCAGTTTCGGGGCGGATCACCCGGTTTTTTAAAGGTACTTAATGAGAAAACTCTCGGCTTTGCAGACTTTTCTGGGAATGCACAGTACATCACGGTGGGCAATCTGTCTGGCAACGACAAAGCGTTTTTGTTCTTGATGGATTATCGGCATCGTCAACGTATCAAGATTTGGGGAACAGCCGAATATGTTGAAGGGGATTTGGCATTAATTGACCGACTACGAGTTCCAGATTATCCTGCCACAATTGAACACGCTATCCTCTTCCATGTAGAAGCCACCAGCGAGAATTGCTCCCAGCATATTCCCATCCGCTATTCTCAAACAGAAGTTACAGCGATGATAGCTCCCTTGCAAGCTCGGATTACGGAATTAGAACAGCAGTTGGGTGAGCGCTCTTCTTCAATTACGGCTTATTAA
- a CDS encoding TetR/AcrR family transcriptional regulator translates to MPKQTYIPSLLNLLRQYGYDGATLSKISQATGLGKASLYHHFPGGKDEMVEAVLDYLESWLDQNILQTLNSPGEPLSRLQQMCDHVNEVYDGGKQPCLSAILLLGSARDVFHHKVKAIYQVWIDAIAKVLIESGMNEELAQQRAEDAITAIQGSLIVSQGLDDPSVFVRVMQHLPENLCKGTLS, encoded by the coding sequence ATGCCTAAACAAACGTACATTCCCTCTCTGCTAAACCTGTTAAGGCAGTATGGCTACGATGGCGCAACTCTATCTAAAATCTCTCAAGCTACTGGATTAGGCAAAGCCAGCCTTTACCATCATTTCCCTGGCGGTAAGGATGAGATGGTTGAGGCGGTGCTGGATTATCTTGAGTCCTGGTTAGATCAAAATATTTTGCAAACACTCAACAGTCCAGGTGAACCCTTATCTCGTTTGCAGCAGATGTGCGATCATGTCAATGAAGTCTATGATGGGGGAAAGCAACCTTGCTTATCTGCGATTTTGCTCTTAGGTTCCGCCCGTGATGTGTTTCATCACAAAGTCAAGGCAATTTATCAGGTCTGGATTGATGCGATCGCCAAAGTATTAATTGAGTCTGGCATGAATGAAGAGCTTGCCCAACAGCGGGCAGAAGATGCCATTACCGCTATTCAAGGCTCATTGATTGTGTCTCAGGGATTGGATGACCCATCTGTGTTTGTGCGCGTGATGCAGCACCTACCAGAAAATCTCTGCAAAGGGACGTTATCCTAG